One part of the Cryptosporangium phraense genome encodes these proteins:
- a CDS encoding flavin reductase family protein, with the protein MPVINLDGLTPAQKQGMISQLVVPRPIAMISTTDADGNLNVAPFSYFMPVCGEPPTIAVTIGTVREATPEPKDTWVNLQHSGEFVVNLTSVALADHIETAAKEFPAGFNEAEHIGWETIPSQVVAPPSLAASPAHMECRVVEVIDRGDPTSCFSGVHIVLAEVVCIVADEAILAGPNRIDPTKVSPVGRMGFPWFVAAAGEALFEQERIAYSA; encoded by the coding sequence ATGCCCGTAATCAACCTGGACGGCCTGACCCCGGCCCAGAAGCAGGGGATGATCTCGCAGCTCGTCGTTCCGCGGCCGATCGCGATGATCTCGACGACCGACGCCGACGGGAACCTGAACGTGGCCCCGTTCAGCTACTTCATGCCGGTCTGCGGCGAGCCGCCGACGATCGCGGTCACGATCGGCACCGTCCGCGAGGCGACCCCGGAGCCCAAGGACACCTGGGTCAACCTCCAGCACTCGGGCGAGTTCGTCGTCAACCTCACGAGCGTCGCGCTCGCCGACCACATCGAAACGGCGGCCAAGGAGTTCCCGGCCGGTTTCAACGAGGCCGAGCACATCGGCTGGGAGACGATCCCGTCGCAGGTCGTCGCCCCGCCGTCACTGGCCGCCAGCCCCGCCCACATGGAATGCCGCGTGGTGGAAGTAATCGACCGTGGTGATCCCACGTCGTGCTTCTCCGGCGTCCACATCGTCCTCGCCGAGGTCGTGTGCATCGTCGCCGACGAGGCCATCCTGGCCGGTCCTAATCGGATCGACCCCACTAAGGTCTCCCCGGTCGGCCGGATGGGCTTTCCCTGGTTCGTCGCAGCCGCCGGCGAGGCTCTCTTCGAACAGGAACGCATCGCTTACTCCGCTTGA
- a CDS encoding amidohydrolase family protein — MSTLLIVGGDVVTMAPGREVLTGTTIAVVDGRIAALGTAETLRGRYPGATELDATGCVVTPGMINAHQHTTADPLTRSGIPDDIDAQSAIFDWAVPLHNAHTGGDDEISAMLTGAESLRRGVTTIIEPGTVAHPMRVAAGLRKTGIRARLNGWGWDTEGLPFSAPAAEVLARQEEIVTELGTTGRIAAWITLLGHDLVSDALMQGAAELAERLDTRMTWHISPGQNDIPGYAERSGNRPVVHMHKIGVLGPRLLLGHAVWLDDDEVDAIVETDTAVASSPGAYLRLGQGFTRANRHVALIRRGARIALGCDSHNANDVPDILRAAMLFTGLSLDRGDENPVHAHEALALATIDGARAIGLGEEIGSIEVGKAADLVVFDTSDPVWTPRGDEALQLVWGAPSHTVRDVVVDGEIVVRDQELQNVDYDDLRQCAAENSHHLLRRTGITPFRRWPRIAAADLEATSGGPAAPGAEHRAAGKTGESACP; from the coding sequence GTGAGCACGCTCCTGATCGTCGGCGGGGACGTCGTCACGATGGCTCCCGGCCGCGAGGTCCTCACCGGTACGACGATCGCGGTCGTCGACGGCCGGATCGCGGCCCTGGGCACGGCGGAGACGCTGCGCGGCCGCTACCCGGGCGCGACCGAGCTCGACGCCACCGGCTGCGTCGTGACGCCGGGGATGATCAACGCCCACCAGCACACGACCGCCGACCCGCTGACCCGCAGCGGCATCCCGGACGACATCGACGCCCAGAGCGCGATCTTCGACTGGGCTGTGCCCCTGCACAACGCGCACACCGGCGGCGACGACGAGATCTCGGCGATGCTCACCGGCGCCGAGTCGCTGCGTCGTGGCGTCACCACGATCATCGAGCCCGGCACGGTCGCCCACCCGATGCGGGTGGCGGCCGGCCTCCGGAAGACCGGTATCCGGGCCCGGCTGAACGGCTGGGGCTGGGACACCGAAGGGCTCCCGTTCTCCGCCCCGGCGGCCGAGGTCCTGGCCCGCCAGGAGGAGATCGTCACCGAGCTCGGCACCACCGGCCGGATCGCCGCCTGGATCACGCTGCTCGGCCACGACCTGGTCTCGGACGCGCTGATGCAGGGGGCGGCCGAGCTCGCCGAGCGGCTCGACACCAGGATGACCTGGCACATCTCGCCGGGTCAGAACGACATCCCGGGCTACGCCGAGCGGTCGGGCAACCGCCCGGTGGTGCACATGCACAAGATCGGCGTCCTCGGGCCCCGGCTGCTGCTCGGCCACGCGGTGTGGCTGGACGACGACGAGGTGGACGCGATCGTCGAGACCGACACCGCGGTCGCGTCCAGCCCGGGCGCGTACCTGCGGCTCGGCCAGGGCTTCACCCGGGCCAACCGGCACGTGGCGTTGATCCGCCGGGGTGCCCGGATCGCGCTCGGCTGCGACTCGCACAACGCCAACGACGTCCCCGACATCCTGCGGGCGGCCATGCTGTTCACCGGCCTGTCGCTGGACCGGGGCGACGAGAACCCGGTGCACGCCCACGAGGCCCTGGCGCTGGCGACGATCGACGGGGCCAGGGCGATCGGCCTCGGCGAGGAGATCGGCTCGATCGAGGTCGGCAAGGCGGCCGACCTGGTCGTCTTCGACACCAGCGACCCGGTCTGGACGCCCCGCGGCGACGAAGCGCTGCAACTGGTCTGGGGCGCACCCAGCCACACCGTGCGCGACGTGGTGGTGGACGGCGAGATCGTCGTCCGCGACCAGGAGCTGCAGAACGTCGACTACGACGACCTGCGCCAGTGCGCCGCCGAGAACTCTCACCACCTGCTGCGCCGGACCGGGATCACCCCGTTCCGCCGCTGGCCGCGGATCGCCGCGGCCGACCTCGAGGCGACTTCGGGAGGGCCGGCCGCGCCCGGAGCAGAGCATCGCGCCGCCGGGAAGACAGGAGAGAGCGCATGCCCGTAA
- a CDS encoding alcohol dehydrogenase catalytic domain-containing protein produces the protein MRAMVQTAFGGPEALSVQDVPVPPIGPDEVLIEVAAAAVNRMDLLQLTGPALLPGFSLPHIAGMDVAGTVVETGANVSGLAPGARVVVDPTRGCDDDACVYCSAGDFGYCPSVQVTGGNRPGGFAEYVAVHAAQCHPVPDEVALTTAAALPSSWSTAYHALFPVGRLAAGETILIQAAASAVSLAAVQLAMDAGARVVAVTSSDAKIDALRGLGVEHCVPLGADTASYVRELTGGRGAEIVLDHVGPATWPVSMSTLGIRGRLVFMGQTSGDQVSFGLPGAYHRELALLGSGAYTPDDFRRALTAFWSGKLTAPIAAELPLTELAAAFDRLTDRTTIGKVLVTP, from the coding sequence ATGCGTGCGATGGTGCAGACCGCCTTCGGTGGACCCGAGGCCCTGTCCGTCCAGGACGTGCCGGTTCCCCCGATCGGGCCGGACGAGGTCCTCATCGAGGTCGCAGCGGCCGCGGTCAACCGGATGGACCTGCTCCAGCTGACCGGCCCGGCGCTGCTGCCCGGCTTCTCGCTGCCGCACATCGCGGGCATGGACGTGGCCGGCACGGTCGTCGAGACCGGCGCGAACGTCTCCGGGCTGGCGCCCGGCGCCCGGGTGGTCGTCGACCCCACCCGCGGCTGCGACGACGACGCCTGCGTCTACTGCAGCGCCGGCGACTTCGGCTACTGCCCGAGCGTCCAGGTGACCGGGGGCAACCGGCCCGGCGGCTTCGCCGAGTACGTCGCGGTGCACGCGGCCCAGTGCCACCCGGTCCCGGACGAGGTCGCGCTCACCACCGCGGCGGCCCTGCCGAGCTCGTGGAGCACCGCCTACCACGCGCTGTTCCCGGTCGGCCGGCTCGCGGCCGGCGAGACGATCCTGATCCAGGCCGCGGCGAGCGCGGTCAGCCTGGCCGCCGTCCAGCTGGCCATGGACGCGGGCGCCAGGGTCGTCGCGGTCACCAGCAGTGACGCCAAGATCGACGCCCTGCGCGGGCTCGGCGTCGAGCACTGCGTGCCGCTGGGCGCCGACACCGCCTCCTACGTGCGTGAACTCACCGGCGGGCGGGGCGCGGAGATCGTCCTCGACCATGTCGGTCCGGCCACTTGGCCGGTGTCGATGAGCACTTTGGGTATCCGCGGACGTCTAGTGTTCATGGGACAGACCAGCGGGGACCAGGTCAGCTTCGGCCTGCCCGGCGCATACCACCGTGAGCTGGCCCTGCTCGGCTCCGGCGCCTACACGCCGGACGACTTCCGGCGGGCGCTGACCGCGTTCTGGTCCGGGAAGCTGACCGCCCCGATCGCCGCGGAGCTGCCGTTGACCGAGCTGGCGGCGGCGTTCGACCGCCTGACGGATCGGACCACGATCGGAAAGGTTCTGGTGACGCCGTGA
- a CDS encoding BMP family ABC transporter substrate-binding protein, translated as MRLTTRFSRVAVAATCLLLVAASCSNPEADDTSYANVGAVTSKGTAPGPDVNGDGKVVIGVLSPGNLNDHGYYESFVAKAEAFTQRKGWTLKRVGLVDVKKPGEALRQARLLCQQKVDLVALGAAELKDAIPAASEPVCAKTSWYVPSNQDIKINSRITISADFIDETLLAAGYATGLLMQSRNYTKVGYITGPKLDFSTRAAQGYIAGIRRLVPDAKLYTSYTGSFDDGKLAKAAAQKQINEGVQAMYPYLGGATDDAARLGNSKDLILSTPGTNRCDSTNPRFAISVIFDPGEYFAAALEDFSNGKLAMGVTRNWHLGQDTVPTVRLCNGTDAQNAQMAQFIADVGSGKIAATPYVNQHGQLDEDLDLS; from the coding sequence ATGCGACTGACTACTCGCTTCTCCCGAGTGGCGGTGGCCGCGACCTGCCTCTTACTCGTTGCCGCCTCGTGCTCCAACCCAGAGGCCGATGACACCAGTTATGCCAACGTCGGTGCGGTCACCAGCAAGGGCACCGCACCCGGCCCGGACGTGAACGGCGACGGCAAGGTCGTCATCGGCGTTCTCAGCCCCGGAAACCTGAACGACCACGGTTACTACGAGAGCTTCGTCGCCAAGGCCGAGGCGTTCACCCAGCGCAAGGGCTGGACCCTGAAGAGGGTCGGTCTGGTCGACGTCAAGAAGCCGGGCGAGGCCCTGCGGCAGGCGCGGCTGCTCTGCCAGCAGAAGGTCGACCTGGTGGCGCTGGGCGCCGCCGAGCTCAAGGACGCGATCCCGGCCGCCTCCGAGCCGGTCTGCGCGAAGACGTCCTGGTACGTGCCGTCGAACCAGGACATCAAGATCAACTCGCGGATCACGATCTCGGCCGACTTCATCGACGAGACCCTGCTCGCGGCCGGGTACGCCACCGGCCTGCTGATGCAGAGCCGTAACTACACCAAGGTCGGGTACATCACCGGTCCGAAGCTCGACTTCTCGACCCGGGCGGCCCAGGGCTACATCGCCGGCATCCGCCGGCTGGTACCGGACGCCAAGCTCTACACGTCGTACACCGGCAGCTTCGACGACGGGAAGCTGGCCAAGGCGGCCGCCCAGAAGCAGATCAACGAGGGCGTCCAGGCGATGTACCCGTACCTGGGTGGCGCGACCGACGACGCGGCCCGGCTCGGCAACTCCAAGGACCTGATCCTGTCGACGCCCGGCACCAACCGGTGCGACTCGACCAACCCGCGGTTCGCGATCTCGGTCATCTTCGACCCGGGTGAGTACTTCGCCGCCGCGCTCGAGGACTTCTCCAACGGCAAGCTGGCGATGGGTGTCACCCGTAACTGGCACCTGGGGCAGGACACCGTTCCCACCGTGCGTCTCTGCAACGGCACCGACGCCCAGAACGCCCAGATGGCGCAGTTCATCGCGGACGTCGGTTCCGGCAAGATCGCCGCGACCCCGTACGTGAACCAGCACGGCCAGCTCGACGAGGACCTCGACCTGAGCTGA
- a CDS encoding PucR family transcriptional regulator, with protein MEGGRVRGDPQSGSKPRAVPAPVNARPAAARPFGPVSPAATPEEFERELTRFTLSGEGWPLILRRLAAHTGHAAWLFDVHGELLAGSAAPTAPTGDAPTVRASDVAQVFGAERPVPLTMSDGRPARAASVRADRRRFGIVLLAEPVPPAVVPYLLASTTALAIEAVRRDAAAEAGTAAGAELVDELRCGTLRPADELTRAAARFGMRLDAPHAGVVFDYDGPHLRAWSTALPRAGVTALHEGRRAWVVVPGDDAGELERLRDRAQAVVGDGVVRAASGPVVTGADHTAQSFREAEVLIALLIRRGEQTVLPYASLGLAQLLVTVPPDRLREFVERHIGPLLPREDLVRTLRAWLASSGSRTAVADALHLHRNSVGYRVGQIKALLGVDPLDPEAIVLLQAALTAQELLLALDEHDPVVGDWRSDRANTRKTP; from the coding sequence ATGGAGGGCGGCCGGGTCCGAGGGGACCCGCAGAGCGGGTCCAAGCCCCGTGCGGTCCCCGCTCCGGTGAACGCCCGCCCGGCCGCCGCGCGGCCCTTCGGCCCGGTCTCGCCCGCGGCCACGCCCGAGGAGTTCGAGCGTGAGCTGACCCGGTTCACGCTGTCCGGCGAGGGCTGGCCGCTGATCCTGCGTCGGCTGGCCGCGCACACCGGCCACGCCGCCTGGCTGTTCGACGTCCACGGCGAGCTGCTCGCCGGCTCGGCCGCCCCGACCGCGCCGACCGGGGACGCGCCGACCGTGCGGGCCTCCGACGTCGCCCAGGTGTTCGGGGCCGAGCGTCCGGTGCCGCTGACGATGTCCGACGGGCGTCCGGCCCGGGCCGCGTCGGTGCGGGCCGACCGGCGCCGGTTCGGGATCGTGCTGCTCGCCGAGCCGGTTCCGCCCGCCGTCGTTCCTTATCTCTTGGCGTCCACCACCGCGCTGGCGATCGAGGCGGTCCGGCGGGACGCGGCCGCCGAGGCCGGTACCGCGGCCGGCGCCGAGCTCGTCGACGAGCTGCGCTGCGGCACGCTGCGCCCGGCGGACGAGCTGACCCGCGCCGCCGCCCGCTTCGGCATGCGCCTGGACGCCCCGCACGCGGGCGTGGTCTTCGACTACGACGGCCCGCATCTGCGCGCCTGGTCGACCGCTCTGCCCCGCGCCGGGGTCACCGCGCTGCACGAGGGCCGCCGGGCCTGGGTCGTCGTGCCCGGGGACGACGCCGGCGAGCTGGAGCGCCTCCGCGACCGGGCCCAGGCCGTCGTGGGCGACGGCGTGGTGCGGGCCGCCTCCGGGCCCGTCGTCACCGGGGCCGACCACACGGCCCAGTCGTTCCGGGAAGCCGAGGTGCTGATCGCGCTGCTGATCCGCCGCGGGGAGCAGACCGTACTGCCGTACGCGTCGCTCGGGCTGGCCCAGCTCCTCGTCACGGTGCCGCCGGACCGGCTCCGGGAGTTCGTCGAGCGTCACATCGGGCCGCTGCTCCCGCGGGAGGACCTCGTCCGGACGCTGCGCGCCTGGCTCGCGTCCAGCGGGAGCCGCACGGCGGTGGCCGACGCGCTGCATCTGCACCGCAACTCGGTGGGGTACCGGGTCGGGCAGATCAAGGCGCTGCTCGGCGTCGATCCGCTCGATCCCGAGGCGATCGTGCTGCTCCAGGCCGCGCTGACGGCCCAGGAACTCCTGCTCGCGCTGGACGAACACGATCCCGTCGTCGGTGACTGGCGATCCGACCGCGCGAATACCCGGAAGACTCCCTGA
- a CDS encoding acetamidase/formamidase family protein, with the protein MTLQPRQGRIHGDHYLETTPETALWGFLPNRTSSPVLSVEDGAVVTIDTLSHEGILEDQGRDPLAYLAGFGVKADDVLEDSRAFAASDLAHDYDDGPHVVTGPIAVAGAEPGDLLKIDVLDLAIRAPYGFISNRHGYGALPGEFPEGTLRREGASVLDPDSYGSNIHFSDVTENGGVLYGNLRFGENGRVRFPLKPFLGLMGVARDTDEAVPSVPPGDHGGNMDVNELQAGSSLYLPVQTAGALFYAGDPHYAQGDGEVALTALEAPLRATLRLTVLKDDVARAAVGLVNAPFVETATHWIPVGMDPDLDEAMKKAVRRAVSFLELTQGMPRATALAYLSAAGDFEVSQVVDAVKGVHCLIRKADFGA; encoded by the coding sequence GTGACCCTGCAGCCGCGCCAAGGTCGCATCCACGGCGATCACTACCTCGAGACGACGCCGGAGACCGCACTCTGGGGTTTCCTTCCCAACCGCACGAGTTCGCCGGTGTTGAGCGTCGAGGACGGCGCGGTCGTCACGATCGACACCCTCAGCCACGAGGGCATCCTCGAGGACCAGGGCCGCGACCCGCTCGCCTACCTGGCCGGGTTCGGTGTGAAGGCCGACGACGTGCTCGAGGACTCGCGCGCCTTCGCCGCCTCGGACCTCGCCCACGACTACGACGACGGCCCGCACGTGGTCACCGGTCCGATCGCGGTGGCCGGCGCCGAGCCGGGTGACTTACTCAAGATCGACGTGCTGGACCTGGCGATCCGGGCCCCGTACGGGTTCATCAGCAACCGGCACGGCTACGGGGCGCTCCCGGGCGAGTTCCCGGAGGGCACGCTCCGCCGCGAGGGCGCGAGCGTCCTCGACCCGGACAGCTACGGCAGCAACATCCACTTCAGCGACGTCACCGAGAACGGCGGGGTGCTCTACGGCAACCTCCGCTTCGGTGAGAACGGGCGGGTGCGGTTCCCGCTGAAGCCGTTCCTCGGCCTGATGGGCGTCGCCCGCGACACCGACGAGGCTGTTCCCTCGGTCCCGCCGGGCGACCACGGCGGGAACATGGACGTGAACGAGCTGCAGGCCGGCTCGTCGCTCTACCTCCCGGTGCAGACCGCCGGGGCCTTGTTCTACGCCGGCGACCCGCACTACGCCCAGGGCGACGGCGAGGTGGCGCTCACCGCGCTGGAGGCGCCGCTGCGCGCGACGCTGCGCCTCACGGTGCTGAAGGACGACGTGGCCCGGGCCGCCGTCGGGCTGGTGAACGCTCCGTTCGTCGAGACCGCGACGCACTGGATCCCGGTCGGCATGGACCCCGACCTCGACGAGGCGATGAAGAAGGCCGTCCGCCGGGCGGTCTCGTTCCTCGAGCTGACCCAGGGCATGCCGCGGGCGACCGCGCTGGCCTACCTGAGCGCCGCCGGCGACTTCGAGGTGAGCCAGGTCGTCGACGCGGTGAAGGGTGTTCACTGTCTGATCCGCAAGGCGGACTTCGGCGCCTGA
- a CDS encoding helix-turn-helix domain-containing protein yields MITAEPGAGPTVLRILLGSQLRRLREERNVSREDAGYAIRASESKISRMELGRVGFKERDVSDLLTLYGVHDETEREALLSLAREANQPGWWHKYGDILPNWFQAYVGLEAAASLIRTYEVQFIPGLLQTEDYARAVILLANGSAPKEEIDRRVQLRMERQRLLTRASAPRFWAIIDEAVLRRPIGGRDIMRGQLEHLAKMAERANVTLQVIPFGYGGHAGAGGAFTLLRFPDQTLPDIVYIEQLTSALYLEKREDVDTYLESMERLAVEADSPDRSRERFLEISRDFTPRSE; encoded by the coding sequence GTGATCACGGCTGAGCCTGGCGCTGGCCCCACCGTCCTGCGCATCCTGCTGGGGTCCCAGCTGAGACGGCTGCGCGAAGAACGGAACGTCTCGCGCGAGGACGCCGGGTACGCGATCCGCGCGTCGGAATCGAAGATCAGCCGGATGGAGCTCGGACGGGTCGGCTTCAAGGAGCGCGACGTCTCCGACCTTCTCACCCTCTACGGCGTCCACGACGAGACCGAGCGCGAGGCCCTGCTCTCGCTGGCCCGGGAGGCCAACCAGCCCGGCTGGTGGCACAAGTACGGAGACATCCTGCCCAACTGGTTCCAGGCCTACGTCGGGCTGGAGGCGGCGGCGTCGCTGATCCGCACGTACGAGGTGCAGTTCATCCCGGGTCTACTGCAGACCGAGGACTACGCACGTGCGGTGATCCTGCTGGCGAACGGCAGCGCGCCGAAGGAAGAGATCGACCGCCGGGTCCAGCTCCGGATGGAGCGGCAGCGGTTGCTGACCCGGGCCAGCGCCCCGCGGTTCTGGGCGATCATCGACGAGGCCGTGCTACGCCGCCCGATCGGTGGCCGCGACATCATGCGCGGGCAGCTCGAGCACCTGGCCAAGATGGCCGAGCGGGCCAACGTCACGCTCCAGGTCATCCCGTTCGGCTACGGCGGGCACGCGGGCGCCGGCGGCGCGTTCACGCTGCTGCGCTTCCCCGACCAGACGCTGCCCGACATCGTCTACATCGAACAGCTGACGAGCGCGCTGTACCTCGAGAAGCGCGAGGACGTCGACACCTATCTGGAGTCGATGGAGCGCCTCGCCGTCGAGGCGGACTCCCCCGACCGGAGCCGCGAGCGCTTCCTCGAGATCAGCCGGGATTTCACTCCCCGCTCGGAGTAG
- a CDS encoding DUF397 domain-containing protein — protein sequence MHHAYNGMPAEQLGQVAWLKSSFSNPNGNCVEFAQLPDGQLAMRNSRHPEGPALIYTRDEIAALIAGARSGDFDHLVELAVTQ from the coding sequence ATGCACCATGCGTACAACGGAATGCCTGCTGAACAGCTGGGCCAGGTGGCCTGGTTGAAAAGCAGCTTCAGCAACCCCAACGGCAACTGCGTCGAGTTCGCGCAGCTGCCCGACGGGCAGCTGGCGATGAGGAACTCCCGTCATCCCGAGGGCCCCGCCCTGATCTACACCCGGGATGAGATCGCTGCGCTCATCGCAGGAGCGCGTAGCGGTGACTTCGACCATCTGGTCGAACTCGCAGTGACGCAGTGA
- a CDS encoding GTP-binding protein: MSDRTASAAGTKPPIPVKIVIAGGFGVGKTTTVGAISDIAPLTTEAEMTEVAVGIDIPGQHSTKTTTTVAMDFGSVAIDAGVKLYLFGTPGQARFGFMWDDLARGALGALVVVDSSRLDDCYPAVDYFEHTGIPFIVGVNAFDGLLAQDLAAVRWALAIDDQVPVVAFDARDKRSVRDTLLVLLNRALHKAIGEQVAAT; this comes from the coding sequence TTGTCTGACCGCACTGCCTCAGCAGCCGGCACCAAGCCACCGATCCCGGTAAAGATCGTCATCGCCGGGGGCTTCGGGGTCGGCAAAACGACGACGGTCGGAGCGATCTCCGACATCGCCCCGCTGACCACCGAGGCCGAGATGACCGAGGTGGCAGTCGGGATCGACATCCCTGGACAGCATTCGACCAAGACCACGACGACGGTCGCGATGGACTTCGGTTCGGTCGCGATCGACGCCGGCGTGAAGCTGTACCTGTTCGGCACGCCCGGCCAGGCCCGCTTCGGCTTCATGTGGGACGACCTGGCCAGAGGTGCCCTCGGCGCCCTGGTCGTGGTCGACAGCTCGCGGCTCGACGACTGCTACCCGGCCGTCGACTACTTCGAGCACACCGGCATCCCGTTCATCGTCGGCGTCAACGCGTTCGACGGGCTGCTAGCGCAGGACCTCGCCGCGGTCCGGTGGGCGCTCGCGATCGACGACCAGGTTCCGGTCGTCGCGTTCGACGCCCGCGACAAGCGGTCGGTGCGGGACACCCTGCTCGTGCTGCTCAACCGGGCGCTGCACAAGGCGATCGGCGAGCAGGTCGCCGCGACCTGA
- a CDS encoding DUF742 domain-containing protein produces the protein MRILGGSDADEPASIRPYLRSSSPSSAGDKATNVGSEASAQLRPFVLTSGRVTADPEIGLETQVTAGSRGGRVPTSRLSPELRAIVTLCVQPISVAEISARLKLHLGVVKILVGDLRATGYLDVHNHDVSSPNSPELILRVIRGLSAIV, from the coding sequence ATGAGGATCCTCGGCGGATCCGACGCAGACGAGCCGGCTTCCATCCGGCCCTACCTGCGGTCCTCGTCGCCGTCTTCAGCGGGTGACAAGGCCACCAACGTCGGATCTGAGGCATCTGCGCAGCTGCGTCCGTTCGTCCTGACCTCCGGCCGGGTCACCGCCGACCCGGAGATCGGACTCGAGACCCAGGTCACTGCCGGATCCCGCGGGGGACGCGTGCCGACGTCCCGGCTCTCGCCGGAGCTGCGCGCGATCGTGACCCTTTGCGTCCAGCCCATATCCGTCGCCGAGATCTCGGCGCGACTCAAGCTCCATCTCGGCGTGGTCAAGATCCTCGTCGGTGACCTACGCGCCACGGGTTACCTCGACGTCCACAACCACGACGTGAGCTCTCCCAACTCTCCCGAACTCATCCTGCGAGTGATCCGTGGACTCAGCGCCATTGTCTGA
- a CDS encoding roadblock/LC7 domain-containing protein has protein sequence MNSSYRPNGGDLATAGLSAEAQTFNWLLDSFCTGTAGVVEAVAVSADGLLMAKSATSDHANADRLAAVISGMTSLAAGVADTYTLGGLNKVIVDLTGGYLLATAISRGSVLGVIADRSANLGTVAYEMTLFASRAGAVLTPQLIVELKNAVQS, from the coding sequence ATGAACAGCTCCTACCGACCCAACGGCGGCGACCTGGCGACGGCAGGCCTCAGTGCCGAGGCGCAGACATTCAACTGGCTGCTGGACTCGTTCTGCACCGGCACAGCCGGAGTCGTGGAAGCCGTAGCGGTGTCGGCCGACGGTCTGCTGATGGCCAAGTCCGCGACGTCCGACCACGCGAACGCCGACCGCCTCGCCGCGGTCATCTCGGGCATGACGAGCCTCGCGGCGGGTGTGGCCGACACCTACACGCTGGGCGGCCTGAACAAGGTCATCGTGGACCTCACCGGCGGCTACCTGCTGGCGACCGCGATCAGCCGCGGATCGGTCCTCGGTGTCATCGCCGACCGGTCGGCGAACCTGGGCACGGTGGCCTACGAGATGACGCTGTTCGCGAGCCGCGCCGGTGCCGTGCTCACGCCGCAGCTGATCGTCGAGTTGAAGAACGCCGTTCAGTCATGA